From the Prochlorococcus marinus str. AS9601 genome, the window TGATGAGTTTGCAAAATAGCTTCTAAGTGAAAATTGTTTTCATTTATATATCTAATAACTGGTTCGTGTACAGATGGATCTATAACTACAACGGATTTATCTTTTGCCATCAACCATATGACGTTATCACTTAAAACTCTAAGTCCGATTATATTTCGAGCTTTATTAAATTCCATTGTTAAATTAGAATGAAGAATCCTTGGAAGAAATTGATCTATGATTACTATAGCTTTACCAAAAGGAGCTCTGTTAAAAGATTCAATTTCAACTTTTAAAAAAGCTGGGTTAGATTTCTCTAATGCGTTGGAAGAAAATAATAGATCATTAACCTTTGAATCAAATTGCAAACGGGCAAAAGCTCTATTAGTAAGAAATGGAGATGTTCCTGTTTATGTAAGTTATGGTCAGGCTGATTTGGGTATTGTTGGGTATGACGTTTTACGAGAATCTGAATTAAAAGTCGCAAAATTATTAGATTTAGGATTTGGGGGTTGTCATATGTCGTTGGCGGTTAAGAAAAATAGCAATTATTTAAAACCAACCGATCTTCCAGCGAATTGTAAAGTAGCAAGTAAATTTATAAAAACAGCAAGATCTTATTTTGAAGAATTAAATATTCCTGTAGAAATAGTACATTTGACGGGATCAGTAGAGCTTGGTCCTATTACAGGTATGGCAGAGGCAATAGTTGATTTGGTGGCAACCGGAAAGACTCTCAAAGAGAATGGTTTAATTAAAATAGATGATCTTTATTACTCGACTGCAAGACTAATTGGAAATCCTTTATCGATGAGGTTAGATGATAATCATCTCAGAGATACAATTTTATCAATAGAATCAACTAATGCTTTATAGAAGATTAGCTAAATGTTTTTTAAAGATTTTAGAAGGATTAAAAAGTTAGGTAAATATTTAACAAAAGATAAAAAAACAATCTATCTAATCTTGATAGTTTTGTTACCTGTTTCTTTTTCTGGAGCTATTCAACCATTATTAGTTGGACAAGCAATTACTATTCTAAAGAAAGAAACTACAGATGTTTGGCTAAGTAAAACTTTCTTTGGGCAGTCGATAAATGCCATTATCGTAACTTTATTTATAACTGTTTTATTCAGATTAGTTCTGCAGGGATACCAAACTTACAATATCCAAGCAGTTGGACAACGTTTGACAGCAAGAATAAGAAGAGAACTTTTTGATCATTCAATATCTTTATCTCTTAAGTATCACGATAAAATGCCTGTGGGGAAATTATTAACAAGATTAACAAATGATGTTGATGCTTTAGCCGAGGTTTTTGGTAGTGGGGCAGTAGGAGTCATTGCTGACTTCGTTAGTCTGATAGTAATTTCTTTGACAATGCTGTCAATTGATCGGGGGCTTGCCATTTTATTACTTTTGACTCAAATCCCAGTTTCATATTTTATTATCTGGCTTCAAAAACGTTACAGAAGAGCCAATTATCAAGTAAGGGAAGAATTGTCTCAACTAAACTCTGATTTTCAAGAGAATCTTCAAGGTTTAGAAGTCGTTCAGATGTTCAGAAGAGAGGCTTTTAATAGCAAGAAATTTTCCAAAACTGGAGATGCTTATAAGAAAGCAGTTAATGGAACAATATTTTATGACAGTAGTATTTCAGCGTTTATAGAATGGATCTCTCTTGCTGCAGTTTCCTTGGTTTTGGCAGTTGGAGGATATCTTGTTACTTCTGGAAATATTGGTTTAGGAACATTAACAACTTTTATTTTATATTCCCAAAGACTTTTTGAACCTTTAAGGCAGCTTGCAGAAAGATTTACTCAAATACAAGGAGGTTTAACAGCTGTAGAAAGAATAAACGAATTATTGGACGAAGAAATACAGATTAAGGACTCTGCTTCCGCAAAACATTTTTTAGAAAATGCTAAAAATGTAAATAAAAAATTTAAGGGCAAAATTGAGTTCAAAAATGTTAATTTTTTCTACAACGAAGGAGAACACATTATAAAGAATTTATCTTTCAAGATTAACCCTGGAGAGCATGTTGCTTTTGTAGGTCCAACTGGTTCAGGTAAGACAACCATAATAAGACTATTGTGTAGATTGTATGAACCTCAATCGGGTCAAATTTTAATCGATGATATAGATATCAAAGATATTCCTATTGCAACTCTTAGAAATATGTTGGGAGTAGTTTTGCAAGATACCTTTATCTTTAGTGGAAATGTCGCAGATAATTTAAAACTGAATTCGAATCTAGACAATTTTGTATTAGAAAATCTTTGTTACGAATTAGGGTTAGATAATTTGCTAAAAAAATTACCAGAAGGTTTGAACACCTCACTAAGAGAAAGAGGGGGAAATCTCTCTTCTGGAGAGAGACAACTTCTTTCCGTAGCTCGAGTAGCGATTAGAAATCCTGTTGTTTTAATAATGGACGAAGCAACAGCGTTTATGGATCCCTCAACAGAAGCTACTTTGCAGAAAGATCTTGAGAGAATTCTGTCAAAAAGAACAGCATTAGTAATAGCTCATAGATTAGCAACTATTGAAAGTTCTGATAAGATTTTAGTCTTGAAAGGGGGATCATTAGTTGAGGAGGGAACGCATAGTGAATTAAGACTTAAAAAGGGTTTATATTTTCAGCTCTCTGAGCTTCAACAAAAGGGATTCGTGAATTTTTAATGATTTTTAGAAACCAAGGATCGTTAATAAAAAAATCAAACAGTATATCAAAGGATGAGCTGATAGATCTCTATGGTTTAAATTCTTATGAGTTCACTCAAACAACTAAAGAAGAAATATTTGTATGTAGTAAAAATAAAGATTTAGATCTAATAGAACTAGATCAACTTTTGCAAACTGTTGGTTGGAGCAGAAGGCCAATAAGGAGAGTAAAAAGAGCTTTAGATTACAGTATTTTGGTGGTTGGGTTATGGCGTCATGATGATAAATTTCCCAGACTAGTTGGATTTGCAAGATGCACTGGCGATGGAATTCTAGAAGCAACAGTTTGGGATGTGGCTATTAACCCTGTCTATCAAGGACTTGGATTGGGGAAAGAGATAATGAGATATGTCCTAAAAGAATTGAAAAATATTGGCATTTCTAAAGTAACCCTTTTTGCTGATGCTGAAGTGGTTTCATTTTACAAAAGACAAGGTTGGATTTTAGAACCTAGAGGGTCGAAATGTGCTTTTTGGTATGCAAATTAATCATTTTTTGTAGTAGTCAGAATATATAGATTTTAACGATTCGCCTTTTAACCATCTTCTTCTAAAGTGCCAGTTCTTAATTGCTTGGAGAAAAATATTAGTTCTTTCCCATTTCCTTGAACTTATAAAAATAGGAAAATTTAATTGTTTTAAATCTTTTTTTTTGTTTAATCTCATTAAAAAATCTACATCTTCCATCAAAGGTATATTTCTAAATCCATTATTCTTAAAATAGATCGTTCTATGAATTATTAAACCTTGATCACCATACGGTTGTTTAAAAAATTTACTTCTAATATTTACGAGAATTTCGAGAACTCTATAAATTATATTTTTGTGATTAATTTTGAATTCAAAATAGTAAATAATATTCTTGTTTCCCTTTAAAAATGAGTTTATTTTTTTAAACCAATCATGAGTTAA encodes:
- a CDS encoding TIGR04283 family arsenosugar biosynthesis glycosyltransferase produces the protein MSKISIIIPTINEASNLPLLLSDLSSIQEEGEIIIVDSGSEDKTIDIANIYGAKVFISKERNRGLQLDIGAKNSKGEWLIFLHADTRLTHDWFKKINSFLKGNKNIIYYFEFKINHKNIIYRVLEILVNIRSKFFKQPYGDQGLIIHRTIYFKNNGFRNIPLMEDVDFLMRLNKKKDLKQLNFPIFISSRKWERTNIFLQAIKNWHFRRRWLKGESLKSIYSDYYKK
- a CDS encoding ABC transporter ATP-binding protein, whose amino-acid sequence is MFFKDFRRIKKLGKYLTKDKKTIYLILIVLLPVSFSGAIQPLLVGQAITILKKETTDVWLSKTFFGQSINAIIVTLFITVLFRLVLQGYQTYNIQAVGQRLTARIRRELFDHSISLSLKYHDKMPVGKLLTRLTNDVDALAEVFGSGAVGVIADFVSLIVISLTMLSIDRGLAILLLLTQIPVSYFIIWLQKRYRRANYQVREELSQLNSDFQENLQGLEVVQMFRREAFNSKKFSKTGDAYKKAVNGTIFYDSSISAFIEWISLAAVSLVLAVGGYLVTSGNIGLGTLTTFILYSQRLFEPLRQLAERFTQIQGGLTAVERINELLDEEIQIKDSASAKHFLENAKNVNKKFKGKIEFKNVNFFYNEGEHIIKNLSFKINPGEHVAFVGPTGSGKTTIIRLLCRLYEPQSGQILIDDIDIKDIPIATLRNMLGVVLQDTFIFSGNVADNLKLNSNLDNFVLENLCYELGLDNLLKKLPEGLNTSLRERGGNLSSGERQLLSVARVAIRNPVVLIMDEATAFMDPSTEATLQKDLERILSKRTALVIAHRLATIESSDKILVLKGGSLVEEGTHSELRLKKGLYFQLSELQQKGFVNF
- a CDS encoding GNAT family N-acetyltransferase — protein: MIFRNQGSLIKKSNSISKDELIDLYGLNSYEFTQTTKEEIFVCSKNKDLDLIELDQLLQTVGWSRRPIRRVKRALDYSILVVGLWRHDDKFPRLVGFARCTGDGILEATVWDVAINPVYQGLGLGKEIMRYVLKELKNIGISKVTLFADAEVVSFYKRQGWILEPRGSKCAFWYAN
- the hisG gene encoding ATP phosphoribosyltransferase; this translates as MITIALPKGALLKDSISTFKKAGLDFSNALEENNRSLTFESNCKRAKALLVRNGDVPVYVSYGQADLGIVGYDVLRESELKVAKLLDLGFGGCHMSLAVKKNSNYLKPTDLPANCKVASKFIKTARSYFEELNIPVEIVHLTGSVELGPITGMAEAIVDLVATGKTLKENGLIKIDDLYYSTARLIGNPLSMRLDDNHLRDTILSIESTNAL